A section of the Pimelobacter simplex genome encodes:
- a CDS encoding FdrA family protein, whose protein sequence is MTVEHVEIRPGAYADSVALLQVSRDVAATPGVTAAQVAMATDLNLEVLQGMGFTLPAASPNDMVVALRLDDESVLPAALAAVDAALAAARKGSTGGEVTAPPRTTGSALRRAGGGLALVSVPGASALVEAMDALDAGSDVMIFSDNVPVEQELAMKRIARDRGLLVMGPDCGTAVVGGLGLGFANTVTPGRVGIVAASGTGCQQILALLDAAGVGVAAALGVGGRDLSSAIGGISTTTALDRLDADPSVEHIVVVSKPPAPEVAAAVEEYAATLGTPVRFALLGAGQPDITTQVEALLGDLGVAVPEWPVWGTPAVAAPDGGSALRGLFVGGTLCDEAMLLAAATLGDIRSNIPLSPELALDASMLSPGHLMIDFGDDGLTRGRAHPMIDPTLRLEHLTKVAADPATAVILMDVVLGHGAQDDPAGDLAPAIAAARATRDVPVVVACVGTSADQQGLTRQAEALAAAGAEVHLSNAAATRRAVALATGGAR, encoded by the coding sequence ATGACCGTCGAGCACGTCGAGATCCGTCCCGGCGCCTACGCCGACAGCGTCGCCCTGCTCCAGGTGAGCCGCGACGTCGCGGCCACGCCCGGAGTCACCGCCGCCCAGGTGGCCATGGCGACCGATCTCAACCTGGAGGTGCTGCAGGGCATGGGGTTCACCCTGCCTGCCGCATCGCCCAACGACATGGTGGTCGCGCTGCGCCTCGACGACGAGAGCGTGCTGCCCGCCGCCCTCGCTGCCGTCGACGCCGCGCTGGCCGCCGCCCGCAAGGGCTCCACCGGCGGCGAGGTGACCGCCCCGCCGCGGACCACCGGCTCCGCCCTGCGCCGCGCCGGCGGCGGGCTCGCGCTCGTCTCGGTCCCCGGTGCCTCGGCGCTGGTCGAGGCGATGGACGCCCTCGACGCGGGCTCCGACGTGATGATCTTCAGCGACAACGTGCCGGTCGAGCAGGAGCTCGCCATGAAGCGGATCGCCCGCGACCGCGGCCTGCTCGTGATGGGCCCCGACTGCGGCACCGCCGTCGTCGGCGGCCTCGGCCTCGGCTTCGCCAACACCGTCACGCCCGGCCGGGTCGGCATCGTCGCGGCCTCGGGCACCGGCTGCCAGCAGATCCTGGCCCTCCTCGACGCCGCCGGCGTCGGCGTGGCCGCGGCCCTCGGCGTGGGCGGGCGCGACCTGTCCTCGGCCATCGGCGGCATCTCCACCACGACCGCGCTCGACCGGCTCGACGCCGACCCGAGCGTCGAGCACATCGTCGTCGTCTCCAAGCCGCCGGCGCCCGAGGTGGCCGCCGCCGTCGAGGAGTACGCCGCCACGCTCGGCACCCCCGTCCGCTTCGCGCTGCTCGGCGCGGGCCAGCCGGACATCACCACGCAGGTCGAGGCGCTCCTCGGCGACCTCGGCGTCGCCGTACCGGAGTGGCCGGTGTGGGGCACCCCCGCCGTGGCCGCGCCCGACGGCGGCTCCGCCCTGCGCGGGCTGTTCGTCGGCGGCACCCTGTGCGACGAGGCGATGCTGCTCGCGGCCGCCACGCTCGGCGACATCCGCAGCAACATCCCGCTCTCCCCCGAGCTGGCGCTCGACGCGAGCATGCTCAGCCCGGGTCACCTGATGATCGACTTCGGCGACGACGGCCTCACCCGCGGCCGGGCGCACCCGATGATCGACCCGACCCTGCGCCTGGAGCACCTCACCAAGGTCGCGGCCGACCCCGCCACCGCGGTGATCCTGATGGACGTCGTCCTCGGGCACGGTGCGCAGGACGACCCGGCCGGCGACCTCGCCCCCGCGATCGCCGCCGCCCGGGCCACCCGCGACGTCCCCGTCGTCGTCGCCTGCGTCGGCACCTCGGCCGACCAGCAGGGGCTCACCCGTCAGGCCGAGGCGCTCGCCGCCGCCGGCGCCGAGGTCCACCTGTCCAACGCCGCAGCCACCCGCCGGGCGGTTGCCCTCGCCACCGGAGGCGCCCGATGA
- a CDS encoding ABC transporter substrate-binding protein, whose product MLAPRTAVPRLSRRALLGGASVVGVGALAGCGRRTYAPTAAPDGRKESRLNVYSWGDYDDPANIERFRKQQDITVQMDAFASNEEMIAKLSTARGTSGYDIVVPTGSYVPQMVANGMLAPLDLSLIPNFANLEPDARSRTWDPDNRYVVAKTIGTTGFIYDTKKIQRPMRSWSDFVAAAGAEAKGSTSVLDDPFEVAAIYLASHGQDLNTTDAAVLADARDFLVNDFAKNIRNFSSDPSQNIVQRDFALMQCYNGDARLGMDEGDYEHWKFVYPTPTANLWMDTWAIASGCRHPDNAHAWINFMLEPEVGYRDMDYIGYPTGLTGQRALAVEREVDRVDLVFPPDEVMARLTAGVLSEAQSTLVEILNEVKTRAGS is encoded by the coding sequence GTGCTGGCGCCGCGGACCGCCGTGCCGCGGCTGAGCCGCCGCGCCCTGCTCGGAGGAGCCTCGGTCGTCGGGGTCGGCGCGCTCGCCGGGTGCGGACGCCGTACCTATGCGCCGACGGCGGCTCCCGACGGGCGCAAGGAGAGCCGGCTCAACGTCTACTCGTGGGGCGACTACGACGACCCCGCCAACATCGAGCGCTTCCGCAAGCAGCAGGACATCACCGTCCAGATGGACGCCTTCGCCTCCAACGAGGAGATGATCGCCAAGCTCAGCACGGCACGCGGCACCAGCGGCTACGACATCGTGGTGCCGACGGGCAGCTACGTGCCGCAGATGGTGGCGAACGGGATGCTGGCGCCGCTGGACCTCTCGCTCATCCCGAACTTCGCGAACCTCGAGCCGGACGCGCGCAGCCGCACCTGGGACCCGGACAACCGCTACGTGGTGGCCAAGACCATCGGTACGACGGGCTTCATCTACGACACGAAGAAGATCCAGCGCCCGATGCGGTCCTGGTCGGACTTCGTCGCCGCGGCCGGCGCCGAGGCCAAGGGCTCGACGTCCGTGCTCGACGACCCGTTCGAGGTCGCGGCGATCTACCTGGCCTCCCACGGCCAGGACCTCAACACCACCGACGCGGCGGTGCTCGCCGACGCTCGCGACTTCCTCGTGAACGACTTCGCGAAGAACATCCGCAACTTCAGCTCGGACCCGTCGCAGAACATCGTGCAGCGCGACTTCGCGCTGATGCAGTGCTACAACGGCGACGCCCGCCTCGGCATGGACGAGGGGGACTACGAGCACTGGAAGTTCGTCTACCCGACGCCGACCGCGAACCTCTGGATGGACACCTGGGCGATCGCCTCCGGCTGCCGGCACCCCGACAACGCCCACGCGTGGATCAACTTCATGCTCGAGCCGGAGGTCGGCTACCGCGACATGGACTACATCGGCTACCCGACGGGCCTCACGGGGCAGCGCGCACTCGCCGTCGAGCGGGAGGTGGACCGGGTCGACCTGGTCTTCCCGCCCGACGAGGTGATGGCCCGGCTCACGGCCGGCGTCCTCTCCGAGGCGCAGTCGACCCTGGTCGAGATCCTCAACGAGGTGAAGACGAGGGCCGGCTCGTGA
- a CDS encoding ABC transporter permease, with the protein MAARRKDPVGAAFWVFGLAVFAFLFTPIVVIVIYSFNDGRLLGSWQGFGLDAYKSALHNATIRDAVRISLLSGLLAAIVSTVLGTVGGVFLARSRSRWALVLTGLLAITLVTPEIIDAISILPWFVTLGTDGHIGLLNNGLVRLVVVHTSVALATVTFMVRARMAGMDPAIEEAASDLYATPWNRFRQVTLPMARPSIMAGALMAFTLSLDNTVVSSFVALPGSTSWPVYLFGTLRTGPRPEVAAVSTLMLLLTLGALVLVAVVLRRGGERDLASALGAG; encoded by the coding sequence ATGGCCGCGCGACGCAAGGACCCCGTAGGTGCGGCGTTCTGGGTGTTCGGGCTGGCTGTCTTCGCCTTCCTGTTCACGCCGATCGTCGTGATCGTCATCTACTCGTTCAACGACGGGCGGCTGCTCGGCTCGTGGCAGGGCTTCGGCCTCGACGCCTACAAGAGCGCGCTGCACAACGCCACGATCCGCGACGCGGTGCGGATCTCGCTGCTCTCGGGCCTGCTCGCCGCGATCGTCTCGACCGTGCTCGGCACGGTCGGCGGCGTCTTCCTGGCCCGCTCGCGAAGCCGCTGGGCGCTGGTCCTGACCGGGCTCCTGGCGATCACGCTGGTGACGCCCGAGATCATCGACGCCATCTCGATCCTGCCGTGGTTCGTCACGCTCGGCACCGACGGGCACATCGGGCTGCTCAACAACGGCCTGGTGCGGCTCGTCGTCGTCCACACGTCGGTGGCGCTGGCGACGGTGACGTTCATGGTGCGCGCCCGGATGGCGGGGATGGACCCGGCCATCGAGGAGGCCGCCTCGGACCTCTACGCGACGCCGTGGAACCGCTTCCGTCAGGTCACCCTCCCGATGGCCCGGCCGAGCATCATGGCCGGCGCGCTGATGGCGTTCACGCTCAGCCTCGACAACACCGTGGTGTCGTCGTTCGTCGCGCTGCCGGGCTCGACGTCGTGGCCCGTCTATCTCTTCGGGACGCTGCGGACCGGGCCGCGCCCCGAGGTCGCCGCGGTCTCGACCCTGATGCTTCTACTCACCCTCGGCGCGCTGGTCCTGGTGGCCGTCGTCCTGCGCCGGGGCGGGGAGCGCGACCTCGCGAGCGCCCTGGGGGCAGGATGA
- a CDS encoding cupin domain-containing protein, which translates to MERSVDAGSVEIPHEPVAAADVVSGTPSVGVLELGELGGVEIGIWEITPGVVTDVEADEVFVVLAGEGTVRFVDTGESVELRPGALVRLNEGERTEWEIRSRLRKVYLA; encoded by the coding sequence ATGGAGCGCAGCGTGGACGCCGGGAGCGTCGAGATCCCGCACGAGCCGGTGGCGGCGGCCGACGTCGTCTCCGGGACGCCGAGCGTCGGCGTGCTCGAGCTCGGTGAGCTCGGGGGCGTCGAGATCGGGATCTGGGAGATCACGCCCGGGGTGGTGACCGATGTCGAGGCGGACGAGGTGTTCGTCGTACTCGCGGGCGAGGGCACCGTGCGCTTCGTCGACACCGGTGAGAGCGTCGAGCTGCGGCCGGGCGCGCTCGTCCGGCTGAACGAGGGGGAGCGCACCGAGTGGGAGATCCGCTCCCGGTTGCGGAAGGTCTACCTCGCCTGA
- a CDS encoding PucR family transcriptional regulator, whose product MDVEDLAESLAQLVLAGADLDELVTTIGEVLEAEVAVTTTDGRERAARLDDDTRARLADADLTDETGRLRVEWLGEWFGRENQPISGARIHRVPLATPTQALGHLVAVVARELSEREVTALNRAATAVSLSITREQAVSAVEHKYRGDFLRDVFLGRAGSEEFVREHVAGFGWELGGPLIVVVAQIDPDPSGQPVAVEDQRQWQGRFANAWRQVSGAVDKAIPIADFGSEVVAVLPGDDVEATADLVRRLVHAVAGDKGGGRRPFSVGVGRVAPGPATLPDSYSQARRALEVGRRFRGVSTTTWFDDLGLHRLIAMVPETAELRAFADDVLGELAESTEEAATLRETLQVLLNTNFNVAEAARTQFFHYNTMRYRVGKLERLLGPVASDQNLRLDVAVALKVLEVVGH is encoded by the coding sequence ATGGATGTCGAGGACCTCGCTGAGTCGCTGGCACAGCTCGTGCTGGCCGGCGCCGACCTCGACGAGCTCGTGACGACCATCGGCGAGGTGCTGGAGGCCGAGGTCGCGGTGACCACGACCGACGGCCGCGAGCGCGCGGCGCGCCTCGACGACGACACCCGCGCTCGGCTGGCCGACGCCGACCTGACCGACGAGACCGGGCGGCTGCGCGTGGAGTGGCTGGGGGAGTGGTTCGGCCGCGAGAACCAACCGATCAGCGGCGCCCGCATCCACCGCGTCCCGCTGGCGACCCCGACCCAGGCCCTCGGGCACCTGGTCGCCGTGGTCGCCCGCGAGCTGAGCGAGCGCGAGGTGACCGCGCTCAACCGGGCTGCCACCGCCGTCTCGCTGTCGATCACCCGCGAGCAGGCGGTCTCGGCCGTCGAGCACAAGTACCGCGGCGACTTCCTGCGCGACGTCTTCCTGGGCCGGGCCGGCTCCGAGGAGTTCGTCCGCGAGCACGTGGCCGGCTTCGGCTGGGAGCTCGGCGGACCGCTCATCGTCGTGGTCGCCCAGATCGACCCGGACCCCAGCGGCCAGCCGGTCGCGGTCGAGGACCAGCGCCAGTGGCAGGGCCGCTTCGCCAACGCCTGGCGCCAGGTCTCCGGTGCGGTCGACAAGGCCATCCCGATCGCCGACTTCGGCTCCGAGGTGGTCGCCGTGCTGCCCGGCGACGACGTCGAGGCCACCGCCGACCTGGTCCGCCGCCTGGTGCACGCCGTGGCCGGCGACAAGGGCGGCGGCCGGCGTCCGTTCTCGGTCGGCGTGGGCCGGGTCGCGCCCGGTCCGGCGACCCTGCCCGACAGCTACTCCCAAGCGCGCCGTGCGCTCGAGGTCGGCCGCCGCTTCCGCGGCGTCAGTACCACCACGTGGTTCGACGACCTGGGCCTGCACCGGCTCATCGCGATGGTGCCCGAGACCGCCGAGCTGCGGGCGTTCGCCGACGACGTGCTGGGCGAGCTGGCCGAGTCCACCGAGGAGGCCGCGACGCTGCGCGAGACCCTCCAGGTGCTGCTCAACACCAACTTCAACGTGGCCGAGGCCGCGCGCACCCAGTTCTTCCACTACAACACGATGCGCTACCGCGTCGGCAAGCTCGAGCGGCTGCTCGGACCGGTCGCCTCGGACCAGAACCTGCGCCTCGACGTGGCGGTCGCCCTCAAGGTCCTGGAGGTCGTCGGGCACTGA
- a CDS encoding ABC transporter ATP-binding protein → MTVTTETVAPTGATVPVISLRGIVKEFGTQRAVDGLDLDIAQGEFLSLLGPSGCGKTTLLRMIGGFEEPDAGEILLSGSSVVGVPPHRRTVNTVFQAYALFPHMSVAQNVAYGLRQRRTPRAEIAGRVKEALRLVRMEEFAHRPPRKLSGGQQQRVAIARAIVNRPDVLLLDEPLSALDRQLRERMQVELKLLQREVGITFVFVTHDQGEALVMSDRIVVMKSGRIEQVGTPQEVYERPGSAFVASFIGTQNFADATLREGGVVASEATRFAPPAAALASYAVGDGLRVALRAEAVRVSAGEPDQPANKIAGRLVGTSFLGGEIQYVVIGADGKEVFARTPVRDAADVSVGDPVWCSWAPDSVLVFPAGEDR, encoded by the coding sequence ATGACCGTCACCACCGAGACCGTCGCCCCTACGGGCGCGACGGTGCCCGTCATCTCGCTGCGCGGCATCGTCAAGGAGTTCGGCACGCAGCGCGCGGTCGACGGCCTCGACCTCGACATCGCGCAGGGGGAGTTCCTCTCGCTGCTCGGCCCGTCGGGCTGCGGCAAGACCACGCTGCTGCGGATGATCGGCGGCTTCGAGGAGCCCGACGCGGGGGAGATCCTGCTGTCCGGCTCGTCGGTCGTCGGCGTGCCGCCGCACCGTCGTACGGTCAACACGGTCTTCCAGGCCTACGCGCTGTTCCCGCACATGAGCGTCGCCCAGAACGTCGCCTACGGCCTGCGTCAGCGCCGTACGCCGCGCGCCGAGATCGCCGGCCGGGTCAAGGAGGCGCTGCGCCTGGTGCGGATGGAGGAGTTCGCGCACCGCCCGCCCCGCAAGCTCTCCGGCGGCCAGCAGCAGCGCGTCGCGATCGCGCGCGCCATCGTCAACCGGCCCGATGTGCTGCTCCTCGACGAGCCGCTCTCGGCGCTCGACCGGCAGCTGCGCGAGCGGATGCAGGTCGAGCTCAAGCTGCTGCAACGTGAAGTCGGCATCACCTTCGTGTTCGTCACCCACGACCAGGGCGAGGCGCTGGTGATGAGCGACCGGATCGTCGTCATGAAGTCCGGGCGGATCGAGCAGGTCGGTACGCCGCAGGAGGTCTACGAGCGGCCCGGCAGCGCGTTCGTCGCGTCGTTCATCGGCACCCAGAACTTCGCCGACGCCACGCTGCGCGAGGGCGGGGTCGTGGCGAGCGAGGCGACCCGGTTCGCGCCGCCCGCGGCCGCCCTGGCGTCGTACGCCGTGGGGGACGGGCTGCGCGTCGCCCTGCGCGCCGAGGCGGTCCGGGTGAGTGCCGGGGAGCCGGACCAGCCGGCCAACAAGATCGCCGGCCGGCTCGTGGGCACGTCCTTCCTCGGCGGCGAGATCCAGTACGTCGTGATCGGCGCCGACGGCAAGGAGGTGTTCGCCCGGACCCCGGTCCGCGACGCCGCCGACGTCAGCGTCGGCGACCCGGTCTGGTGCTCGTGGGCGCCCGACTCCGTGCTCGTCTTCCCCGCCGGGGAGGACCGTTGA
- a CDS encoding YlbE family protein, giving the protein MSTTSLPSQSPAAVAAVGADMFAAAVEAQAVPVKRVDWKPPMEGTTDDLATVAADPLRRDANALAVSRMLDVQALLVGVAPASELLGLEKGQFLHAGPPIEWERASGPMRGALMGAAAFEGLVEDPEDAEALFASGANVSLEPCHHRSAVGPMAGVVSPSMWMFILEDPATGRRTYCSLNEGLGKVLRYGAYGPEVLERLRWMRDVLGPLLGEAVAGSDPVDATAILGQMLQMGDEAHNRNRAGTLMLMRDLAPALVRANRSSDEIAEAFAFIGGNDHFFLNIAMPACKLALDAGRDIPGSTMVVAMARNGTDFGIQVSGTGDQWFTGPAQLAEGLFLGDYGPDDANPDIGDSAITETAGIGGFAMAAAPAIVRFVGGTVPDALATSRRMREITIGENNRWPIPVLDFAGAATGIDVSSVCRTGILPQINTGMAGKLAGVGQVGAGLVTPPASIFPAALAELAERTRSRAGA; this is encoded by the coding sequence ATGAGCACCACGTCCCTGCCCAGCCAGTCCCCCGCTGCCGTCGCCGCCGTCGGCGCGGACATGTTCGCCGCGGCCGTCGAGGCCCAGGCCGTCCCCGTCAAGCGCGTCGACTGGAAGCCCCCGATGGAGGGCACCACCGACGACCTCGCCACGGTCGCGGCCGACCCGCTGCGCCGCGACGCCAACGCGCTCGCCGTCTCGCGGATGCTCGACGTCCAGGCGCTGCTCGTCGGCGTCGCCCCGGCGTCCGAGCTGCTCGGTCTCGAGAAGGGCCAGTTCCTGCACGCCGGTCCGCCGATCGAGTGGGAGCGCGCCTCCGGCCCGATGCGCGGCGCGCTCATGGGCGCCGCCGCGTTCGAGGGCCTCGTCGAGGACCCCGAGGACGCCGAGGCGCTCTTCGCGTCGGGCGCGAACGTCTCGCTCGAGCCGTGCCACCACCGCAGCGCCGTCGGCCCGATGGCCGGCGTCGTGTCGCCCTCGATGTGGATGTTCATCCTCGAGGACCCGGCCACCGGTCGCCGTACCTACTGCTCGCTCAACGAGGGTCTCGGGAAGGTCCTGCGCTACGGCGCCTACGGCCCCGAGGTGCTCGAGCGGCTGCGCTGGATGCGCGACGTCCTCGGCCCGCTGCTCGGCGAGGCCGTCGCCGGCTCCGACCCGGTCGACGCCACCGCGATCCTCGGCCAGATGCTCCAGATGGGCGACGAGGCCCACAACCGCAACCGCGCCGGCACCCTGATGCTCATGCGCGACCTCGCGCCGGCCCTGGTCCGCGCGAACCGCTCGTCGGACGAGATCGCCGAGGCGTTCGCATTCATCGGCGGCAACGACCACTTCTTCCTCAACATCGCCATGCCGGCGTGCAAGCTCGCCCTCGACGCGGGCCGCGACATCCCCGGCTCGACGATGGTCGTCGCGATGGCCCGCAACGGCACCGACTTCGGCATCCAGGTCTCCGGCACCGGCGACCAGTGGTTCACCGGCCCCGCCCAGCTCGCCGAGGGTCTCTTCCTCGGTGACTACGGCCCGGACGACGCCAACCCCGACATCGGCGACTCCGCCATCACCGAGACCGCCGGCATCGGTGGCTTCGCGATGGCCGCCGCTCCGGCGATCGTGCGCTTCGTCGGCGGCACCGTCCCCGACGCCCTGGCCACCAGCCGCCGGATGCGCGAGATCACCATCGGCGAGAACAACCGCTGGCCGATCCCGGTCCTCGACTTCGCCGGTGCCGCCACGGGCATCGACGTCTCGTCGGTGTGCCGGACCGGCATCCTGCCGCAGATCAACACCGGCATGGCCGGCAAGCTCGCGGGTGTCGGTCAGGTCGGCGCCGGCCTGGTCACGCCCCCGGCGTCGATCTTCCCGGCCGCACTGGCCGAGCTGGCCGAGCGCACCCGGAGCCGCGCCGGAGCCTGA
- a CDS encoding DUF2877 domain-containing protein produces MPDPALSSSTLPPGRVAGAGGAALRDLLAGPVRVGTVLHSGREAVYVRVDERVVGVVARGAVHVPSAIATMLTALPEVAVGAPVPVGDGVVALPGLSVGVDRIVATDAPALPDPAAAGERLALADPDLAVIRRQLPETALDALAAGDPAAVPALVGRGDGLTPVGDDVLSGWLVATRAAGRDPGAVADAVRAQAHRTTSLSATLLADAAAGASIPPFRRLLLALGSGHEVAAAVAGLRAVGHTSGAGMLLGALLALHPSVLSSPATPLEGSPR; encoded by the coding sequence GTGCCGGATCCCGCCCTCTCGTCGTCGACGCTGCCCCCGGGCCGCGTCGCGGGGGCGGGCGGAGCGGCGCTCCGCGACCTCCTGGCCGGCCCCGTGCGGGTCGGCACCGTGCTCCACTCCGGGCGCGAGGCCGTCTACGTCCGCGTGGACGAGCGCGTCGTCGGCGTCGTGGCCCGCGGCGCGGTGCACGTGCCCTCCGCGATCGCGACCATGCTGACCGCGCTGCCCGAGGTCGCCGTCGGCGCCCCGGTGCCGGTGGGCGACGGCGTGGTCGCGCTGCCCGGCCTCAGCGTGGGGGTCGACCGGATCGTCGCCACCGACGCGCCCGCGCTGCCGGACCCGGCGGCCGCCGGGGAGCGGCTGGCGCTCGCCGACCCCGACCTGGCCGTCATACGGCGCCAGCTGCCGGAGACCGCCCTCGACGCGCTCGCGGCGGGCGACCCGGCCGCCGTACCGGCGCTGGTGGGGCGCGGCGACGGCCTGACCCCCGTGGGTGACGACGTGCTGTCGGGCTGGCTCGTGGCCACCCGTGCCGCCGGTCGCGACCCGGGTGCGGTCGCGGACGCCGTACGGGCGCAGGCGCACCGCACCACCTCGCTCTCCGCGACCCTGCTGGCCGACGCCGCCGCGGGCGCCTCGATCCCGCCGTTCCGCCGGCTCCTCCTCGCCCTCGGCTCCGGCCACGAGGTCGCCGCCGCGGTGGCCGGCCTGCGTGCGGTCGGCCACACCTCGGGTGCCGGGATGCTCCTCGGCGCCCTCCTCGCACTTCATCCGTCCGTCCTGTCCAGCCCCGCAACACCCCTTGAAGGGAGTCCTCGATGA
- a CDS encoding ABC transporter permease — protein MKGRGAWTSFPVWAWLLFFIFIPLGLVAWYSFGYKPGLFSPVANDKLSLDRYGEALTGTFLRTFWNTLQIAGVGTALCVLIGVPFAYWMAVRTSPRIRGLLVALVLVPYWTSFLVRTIGWQIVLAPHGFLSQTLQDLHLIDGPLSVLYTRGAVQLGVVYNYLPLMILPLYVAFERTDPAQREAARDLGAGRWRTFFSVTLPDALPGLAAGCLLVFIPLTGDYITPSVLGGARGNMVGQMVAQQFESAQNWALGAAMAFVLMGFIIATVVVVGLVFLAARAVVRFRRRIDLEGVA, from the coding sequence GTGAAGGGGCGCGGTGCGTGGACGTCGTTCCCGGTCTGGGCGTGGCTGCTGTTCTTCATCTTCATCCCGCTCGGCCTGGTCGCCTGGTACAGCTTCGGCTACAAGCCGGGCCTCTTCTCGCCGGTCGCGAACGACAAGCTCTCCCTCGACAGGTACGGCGAAGCGCTCACCGGCACCTTCCTGCGCACGTTCTGGAACACCCTGCAGATCGCGGGTGTCGGCACCGCGCTGTGCGTGCTCATCGGCGTCCCCTTCGCCTACTGGATGGCGGTGCGGACCAGTCCGCGGATCCGCGGGCTCCTCGTCGCGCTGGTCCTCGTGCCGTACTGGACGAGCTTCCTGGTGCGCACGATCGGCTGGCAGATCGTGCTCGCGCCCCACGGCTTCCTGTCCCAGACGCTCCAGGACCTGCACCTGATCGACGGGCCGCTGTCGGTGCTCTACACCCGCGGTGCGGTGCAGCTCGGCGTCGTCTACAACTACCTGCCGCTGATGATCCTGCCGCTCTACGTGGCCTTCGAGCGCACCGACCCGGCGCAGCGCGAGGCCGCACGCGACCTCGGCGCGGGGCGCTGGCGGACGTTCTTCTCGGTCACGCTGCCGGACGCCCTGCCGGGGCTGGCGGCCGGGTGCCTGCTGGTGTTCATCCCGCTGACGGGTGACTACATCACCCCGTCGGTGCTGGGCGGAGCGCGGGGCAACATGGTCGGGCAGATGGTCGCCCAGCAGTTCGAGAGCGCGCAGAACTGGGCGCTCGGTGCGGCGATGGCGTTCGTGCTGATGGGCTTCATCATCGCCACCGTGGTGGTGGTCGGACTGGTGTTCCTCGCCGCGCGGGCCGTCGTACGGTTCCGGCGGCGGATCGACCTGGAAGGAGTGGCGTGA